One Streptococcus sp. VT 162 genomic window, TCCTAAATCTACATTTGTCAATTACAGTTATTAGTATACCGCGAAAATCTACATTTGTCAACTATAATTTTTATTATTTTTTCGAAAAATAGAATTCCAATCATGTAACGAGAGATTTGCAGTCAAATTTTACTATATAAACTATAAAAATATGCTATACTGAAGAAAAAAGAAAACAACCACTAGGGGTGCGTAAAGCTGAGATTAACGACTGTTAGATCCCTTTGACTCAATCTAGGTAATGCTAGCTGATGGAAGTGGAAATGATAATGAGGACTAGCTGGTCTTCTATTGCTTTCCTGAAACAGACTAGCTTGTTCTTAAGAATACAAACTTCAGTTGGTTGGGAGGTTTTAGATGACTTATTTACCCGTTGCTCTAACCATTGCAGGGACTGACCCTAGTGGCGGTGCTGGCATTATGGCTGATTTAAAGTCATTCCAAGCTAGAGATGTCTATGGAATGGCCGTTGTGACCAGTCTTGTCGCTCAAAATACCAGAGGCGTTCAATTAATCGAGCACGTCTCCAACCAAATGCTGGAAGCTCAATTGGATAGTGTCTTTTCGGATATCAAGCCTCAGGCTGTAAAAACAGGGATGTTGGCAACTACTGAGATCATGGAGATCATCCAACCCTATCTTAAAAAGCTGGACTGTCCCTATGTTCTTGACCCTGTTATGGTCGCTACGAGTGGGGACACCCTGATTGATTCTAGTGCCAGAGACTACCTAAAAACAAATCTGCTTCCCCTTGCTACCATTATCACGCCCAATCTTCCTGAGGCAGAAGAGATTGTTGGTTTTTCAATCCATGACCCCGAAGACATGCAGCGTGCTGGTCGCCTGATTATAAAAGAATTTGGTCCTCAGTCCGTTGTTATCAAAGGTGGCCATCTTGAAGGTGGTGCCAAGGATTTCCTCTTTACCAAGGATGAACAATTTGTCTGGGAAAGTCCACGAATTCAAACTTGTCACACCCATGGTACTGGATGTACCTTTGCTGCTGTGATTACGGCTGAACTAGCCAAGGGCAGAAGTCTTTACCAGGCAGTTGATAAGGCCAAGGCCTTTATCACAAAAGCCATCCAAGACGCTCCTCAACTCGGTCATGGTTCTGGCCCAGTCAACCATACAAGCTTTAAAGATTAAGAAAAAACTCTCTAGTTCCTACTTT contains:
- a CDS encoding phosphomethylpyrimidine kinase; the protein is MTYLPVALTIAGTDPSGGAGIMADLKSFQARDVYGMAVVTSLVAQNTRGVQLIEHVSNQMLEAQLDSVFSDIKPQAVKTGMLATTEIMEIIQPYLKKLDCPYVLDPVMVATSGDTLIDSSARDYLKTNLLPLATIITPNLPEAEEIVGFSIHDPEDMQRAGRLIIKEFGPQSVVIKGGHLEGGAKDFLFTKDEQFVWESPRIQTCHTHGTGCTFAAVITAELAKGRSLYQAVDKAKAFITKAIQDAPQLGHGSGPVNHTSFKD